Proteins encoded in a region of the Candidozyma auris chromosome 7, complete sequence genome:
- the BLM3 gene encoding Blm3p — MASGKESPTSKNTGNENLAVPIPVRKLAAGNNSTGDGGRPWTPNTELSIQKRRRPSYGTIETDREAHYNLDYPVNEEELLKHQLDPKSRFFARSRPRSLNLPSLLPYQPENPKDRAKFLSHIVAHLYIAVKSLDIQGSVSITAKDLASLRNVAGLSDIDLALETNLFEMNNEQARSTDDEETNTYFSHEDLDVEDEEEDEYEDDSEMDDEEELKESVDDFDSGETSQHKKSPKSAAVVSVRIWTHELLVWLKMKYDMPLTLRMALARVYYAICCCRGQHLNLRVYIKTFELLTKDVDLLQDAGFTLPWEPVYLELVNHFPGVDASFESFEKKDMNLLLKLAERSSSFYPQEALPEIFKHLGSKFSIPNASLVLSTMCMLPLTLQKDAKSETDIRHYLSALFFMWSKLSRSNGVDSHLTSRLGTIAMAFLTKVSKDSSFSSQHGPYGVFTEGQFLHLINALINSLSINVQKFGSLKTKFFHGYSSAIVFSINGESSLERGGIMEHIETLLNAIESYVHPSNSGEWSRPISKFILSLIYQFQKRYNLENQATGNLYSLPDQHKLSKKLVERFVRDLLPIVRTGIQSKKASAVDDYLVCLNLLASMDAEQVLSSVLTDLYESLEGVISTHRVVTALRSLDELVRYFANTPIYRVHLTRLFTLALPGIDSNDLTKTMHTLEAFAAMASFVPIHDLTDGDGDSALAIQFTSSQLEYLQSKLYSNDADVRFDVTPELEEEALKSSSTAFKLLMKTFLERVFLLLRNIPDPSKSNGLEKDLCDCLPKFLFIMIESMSDDIFKCFREEVFNFVLDYSVHTIADVVGEICGGLIKRDPKYFKQIAPTLIDRVIEEVSENGAGKVRTGIDVEPLDQPLFWNLIILNECIGNAGKYVVALGPKLNKLSYFLMDNVKGSVVFASTYMLNQMLQAVTKMRINETRLINPAYVARNGVDANCWGGFQFDDYRFSRENLTFDWFIPDEECVRFAVDTFKAHISKALQKISGVLRDIIKNKEGTSQISLDLSDELRVHLLYLGYGVSGSSYLFDPSFDEDIPKLNDHKYESLQHRLLLLKQLRDLKSTKFSTKDEARIESVQENLQKIVDDIEGKDIIDFTEDLEKVFDIDMSGYLHSHKSDSNESIDEKQPTFKKPIAVGSLSQSDSPINESARATPMLGGVNLTTLNPAITFRERKLYTSRYFFGDDIEQRRANEMYLEVHRTRHLVGKSLHIIFKFLTTHLYDNIRIFKHLLYVLDIWFADVGRERNLDYSHSRISFTYLNDIQELNRVRKPFTRLTFGSRIESYHQMRVALHATSRNMSDLDKILIEDLTKASCSTYSAISDRAQATLLDAMKRVNNSYNVIVRTAFKILSRALEEDNHKKIESGLSIFQLKRIKSKMQGDFSYLGRYIDILHRSMLVDRPEVSELAQRLFQSLSGTICLPSKVCLIDHEMVDSIRPPDEFIDLEIKAVTLAKEKKREVYADKFEKIEDAVVTNEKQNNHWKLSSLNLQCLIDLQVDFDAPTRNDVFQILTKASSSDHPLIVRLALKGISKLLNKLFLLGAYNYNLSNAYDLSFVMRDFKIVDTKPKNNMPYAETWRQEVTNFDTPDYYIDHKASSGWLFWDDSMIAVRPEPNLDLNLREQDQRVLAGFASCVTSEWFHNIVNLWVTDNEANSAFQGTDVFATAGLVSLISNGIVETLRFDDLINIIKDIYVEDEKSSHIVICELISGLLIASKFTSPELAKKRDEFLVAFLTNLFENDLTPETKNIWTIFSWWIPSHVDCKRFPEVLKVLIDFRLDNDSNSALIKSTRLSYIRSVVASMTWAYPSPGHILELCFKNLTNKSQAIREQIGSLIAVTSFSFYGESMKDCASFVQACNEESEYMYRRSMEHTLFQKLPDLFEQVEAWRLQVKDLSAHEILNSEYICAATTILSWLNQALNTSIAIQYQEFVSKYIAPFLLHLTAMKDVCQLGNIEPISTFKKVSQIPFESKCLEEVVVMLEKLSKDSLNNVQFFILGEFIETIYFKNLFFLSKLQRQRIFDLTVTLMYHKNLEIREAASSTFSGLVHTSPPSVIDELVEVYKNRFAADLDRVRKQHRKTGFKNVSNAETIIMHGATLGLGALVHAFSFQSPPPPWIPELLTLLSNKASGVVGAVGRTAKETLGKFKKTRQDTWHVDSKVFSESQMQDLEGVLWKSYFI, encoded by the coding sequence ATGGCCTCAGGTAAGGAATCTCCGACTTCCAAGAATACCGGCAATGAAAATTTGGCGGTGCCAATTCCCGTTAGGAAATTGGCCGCAGGCAACAACAGCACTGGAGATGGAGGCAGACCGTGGACCCCCAACACGGAATTGAGTATCCAGAAACGCAGAAGACCATCTTACGGAACCATTGAGACTGACAGAGAGGCACACTACAATTTGGACTATCCAGTAAAtgaggaggagcttttgaagcaccAATTGGACCCCAAGAGCCGTTTTTTCGCCAGATCAAGACCCAGGTCACTCAATTTGCCCAGCTTGCTTCCGTACCAACCAGAGAACCCCAAGGATCGTGCCAAATTCCTCAGTCATATAGTTGCACATCTATATATTGCTGTAAAAAGCTTAGACATTCAAGGATCCGTTCTGATTACCGCCAAAGACTTGGCCTCGCTAAGAAACGTGGCAGGTCTCTCCGACATTGATCTAGCTCTTGAAACGAACCTTTTCGAAATGAACAATGAGCAGGCGAGGTCcactgatgatgaagagacGAACACATATTTTTCACACGAGGATCTCGATGtggaagacgaagaagaagatgagtACGAGGATGATTCTGAGATGgacgatgaggaggagctcaaagagAGTGTGGATGATTTTGACTCAGGGGAAACCTCTCAGCACAAGAAGCTGCCTAAGTCGGCGGCCGTGGTGTCAGTTAGAATCTGGACTCACGAGCTCCTCGTGTGGCTTAAAATGAAATACGACATGCCATTGACCCTCAGAATGGCATTGGCCAGAGTCTACTATGCCATTTGCTGCTGCAGGGGCCAGCATTTAAACTTGCGGGTGTATATCAAGACATTTGAGCTACTTACAAAAGATGTGGATCTTTTGCAAGACGCAGGGTTCACGCTTCCCTGGGAACCTGTCTACTTGGAGCTTGTGAATCATTTCCCGGGGGTGGATGCCTCGTTCGAGTCgtttgaaaagaaagacatGAACCTTCTCCTTAAGTTGGCTGAGAGATCATCGAGTTTCTATCCACAGGAGGCGCTCCCTGAAATATTCAAGCATTTGGGAAGCAAATTCTCCATTCCCAATGCTTCCTTGGTGCTCTCTACCATGTGCATGTTGCCATTGACATTACAAAAGGATGCTAAGTCCGAAACGGATATAAGACACTACCTTTCCGCCTTGTTTTTCATGTGGTCGAAACTTAGCAGGTCTAATGGTGTCGACTCTCATCTCACATCGCGCTTAGGCACAATAGCCATGGCATTCTTGACAAAAGTCTCGAAAGACTCGTCGTTTTCTTCTCAGCATGGGCCGTATGGTGTGTTCACTGAAGGGCAATTTTTGCATTTAATCAACGCCCTCATTAATAGCTTGAGCATCAATGTCCAGAAATTTGGCTCTCTCAAAACGAAGTTCTTCCATGGCTATTCCAGCGCTATTGTGTTCTCCATAAACGGTGAGAGCTCTTTAGAGCGTGGTGGTATCATGGAGCATATCGAGACATTGCTCAACGCCATTGAGAGTTATGTGCATCCGTCAAATAGCGGCGAATGGTCTAGGCCCATCTCAAAGTTCATTTTAAGCTTGATTTACcaattccaaaaaagaTACAACTTGGAGAACCAGGCCACTGGGAACCTTTATTCTCTCCCCGACCAACACaagctttcaaagaagttggttGAGAGGTTTGTGAGGGATCTTTTGCCCATAGTGAGAACCGGTATTCAGTCCAAGAAAGCAAGTGCAGTTGATGACTACTTGGTGTGTTTGAATCTTCTCGCTTCCATGGATGCCGAGCAAGTTCTTTCGAGCGTTCTCACTGACTTGTATGAGTCTTTAGAAGGGGTTATCTCTACTCACAGAGTGGTAACTGCCCTTCGTTCACTAGACGAGTTGGTGCGGTATTTTGCAAACACACCCATATACAGAGTGCATTTGACTCGCTTATTCACGCTAGCGTTGCCTGGCATTGATTCTAATGACCTTACGAAAACTATGCATACCCTTGAAGCATTTGCAGCAATGGCCAGCTTTGTGCCCATTCACGACCTCACCGACGGTGATGGTGACTCTGCCTTGGCAATCCAATTCACTTCCTCTCAATTGGAGTATTTGCAATCAAAACTATACAGCAACGACGCAGATGTGCGTTTCGATGTCACTCCTGAActtgaggaggaggcaCTCAAGTCCTCATCGACAGCATTTAAGTTGCTCATGAAAACTTTTTTGGAGAGGGTGTTTTTGCTTCTCAGAAATATTCCagatccttcaaaaagcaatgGATTGGAAAAAGATCTCTGTGACTGTCTCCCAAAATTTCTCTTTATAATGATTGAGTCGATGTCAGACGACATATTCAAGTGCTTTAGGGAAGAGgtcttcaattttgtgCTCGACTATTCCGTACATACTATCGCCGATGTTGTGGGAGAGATTTGTGGCGGTTTGATCAAGCGAGACCCCAAATATTTCAAGCAAATTGCACCAACATTGATCGATCGAGTGATAGAAGAGGTCTCTGAGAATGGCGCTGGGAAAGTTAGGACTGGTATTGATGTTGAGCCCTTGGATCAGCCCCTTTTTTGGAACTTGATTATACTCAATGAATGTATTGGAAATGCGGGAAAATATGTCGTTGCATTGGGCCCAAAATTGAACAAGCTATCCTATTTCTTGATGGACAATGTCAAAGGATCCGTCGTGTTCGCAAGCACTTACATGCTCAATCAGATGCTTCAAGCAGTAACGAAAATGAGAATTAATGAGACGAGACTTATAAATCCTGCCTACGTCGCTAGAAATGGCGTAGACGCAAATTGCTGGGGAGGATTCCAATTTGATGACTACAGATTCTCACGGGAGAATCTCACTTTTGACTGGTTTATACCCGATGAAGAATGTGTGAGGTTTGCCGTGGACACGTTTAAAGCACACATATCCAAAGCCCTACAGAAAATACTGGGAGTTCTCAgagacatcatcaagaacaaagaggGTACATCTCAGATTTCTTTAGACTTATCTGACGAACTTCGTGTGCATCTCCTTTACCTCGGGTATGGTGTAAGTGGATCTTCATACCTCTTTGATCCTTCCTTCGATGAAGACATCCCAAAATTAAATGATCACAAATATGAGTCATTGCAGCACAGATTACTCTTGCTTAAGCAGCTTCgtgacttgaagagcacCAAGTTCAGTACAAAAGATGAGGCAAGAATAGAGAGTGTCCAGGAAAACTTGCAgaagattgttgatgatattgAGGGTAAGGATATCATTGATTTCACTGAGGATCTTGAAAAGGTTTTCGATATCGATATGTCTGGATACTTACATTCTCATAAAAGTGACTCAAACGAAAGTATCGATGAAAAACAACCCACTTTTAAGAAACCCATCGCTGTGGGCTCTTTGAGTCAGTCAGACTCTCCAATCAATGAGTCAGCACGAGCAACTCCCATGCTAGGTGGGGTTAATCTCACCACGCTCAATCCAGCCATTACTTTCCGCGAGCGCAAACTCTACACCAGTAGGTActtctttggtgatgacATTGAGCAGCGCAGAGCAAATGAGATGTACCTCGAGGTACACCGCACACGACACTTAGTCGGGAAAAGTTTGCATATCattttcaagttcttgacTACCCATCTTTACGACAACATTCGTATTTTCAAACACTTGCTATATGTTCTCGATATTTGGTTTGCAGATGTTGGACGTGAAAGAAACCTCGACTACAGTCACTCAAGGATATCCTTCACTTACTTGAATGACATCCAGGAGCTCAACAGAGTAAGGAAACCATTCACCAGGCTTACTTTTGGCAGCAGAATCGAATCATACCATCAGATGCGTGTGGCCTTGCACGCGACCTCCAGAAACATGTCTGACCTCGATAAAATATTGATAGAAGATCTCACAAAAGCATCCTGCTCAACATACCTGGCTATATCGGACCGTGCGCAGGCTACTTTGTTAGATGCAATGAAGCGTGTGAACAACTCGTATAATGTCATTGTCAGGACAGCATTTAAGATTCTTTCGAGGGCACTTGAGGAAGACAACCATAAGAAGATCGAAAGTGGATTGAGTATATTCCAACTCAAACGTATCAAATCGAAGATGCAAGGCGACTTTTCTTACCTCGGTAGGTATATTGACATCTTGCACCGTTCCATGCTAGTCGATCGCCCTGAGGTAAGTGAACTTGCCCAAAGACTTTTCCAGAGTTTGAGTGGAACCATTTGCCTTCCCAGTAAGGTATGCTTGATAGATCACGAGATGGTGGATAGCATACGGCCTCCTGATGAATTTATCGACTTGGAAATCAAGGCGGTGACTCTTgcaaaggagaaaaaacGGGAAGTGTACGCGGACAAAtttgagaaaattgagGATGCTGTTGTAACCAACGAAAAGCAAAACAATCACTGGAAGTTGAGCTCTCTCAACCTTCAATGTTTGATAGACCTTCAGGTTGACTTCGATGCACCCACAAGGAATGACGTTTTCCAGATTCTCACGAAAGCCTCATCCAGTGATCATCCGCTTATTGTGCGTTTAGCATTAAAGGGAATCAgcaagcttctcaacaagttgttttTGCTTGGTGCTTACAATTATAATTTGAGTAACGCTTATGACTTGAGCTTCGTGATGAGGGACTTCAAAATAGTAGACACCAAACCAAAAAACAACATGCCATACGCAGAGACATGGAGGCAGGAAGTAACAAATTTTGATACTCCAGACTACTACATTGATCATAAGGCAAGCAGTGGCTGGCTATTTTGGGACGACTCAATGATTGCAGTGAGACCCGAGCCTAATCTTGACCTCAACTTGCGTGAGCAAGATCAAAGAGTGCTTGCTGGCTTTGCCTCTTGCGTGACATCCGAATGGTTTCATAACATTGTCAATCTTTGGGTCACCGATAACGAAGCTAATTCTGCTTTTCAAGGCACAGACGTATTTGCTACGGCAGGGTTAGTTTCACTTATTTCCAATGGCATTGTCGAGACGCTTCgttttgatgatctcattAATATCATTAAGGATATCTATGTTGAGGACGAAAAAAGTTCACACATCGTCATTTGCGAGTTGATATCAGGATTACTTATTGCGTCGAAGTTCACTTCTCCAGAACttgcgaaaaaaagagatgaaTTCTTGGTGGCTTTCTTGACCAACTTGTTCGAAAATGACTTGACTCCGGAGACGAAAAATATCTGGACAATTTTCTCTTGGTGGATTCCTTCTCACGTGGATTGCAAGAGGTTTCCTGAAGTGCTCAAAGTGTTGATAGACTTTAGACTCGACAACGACTCCAACTCCGCTTTAATCAAGTCCACTAGACTAAGCTACATTCGCTCGGTTGTGGCTTCCATGACGTGGGCATATCCTTCTCCTGGTCACATTCTCGAGTTGTGTTTCAAGAACCTCACAAACAAGTCACAAGCTATAAGGGAACAAATTGGGTCCTTAATCGCGGTGACATCATTTTCATTTTACGGAGAGTCAATGAAAGATTGTGCCTCTTTTGTTCAAGCTTGTAATGAGGAACTGGAGTACATGTACAGAAGAAGTATGGAACACActctctttcaaaagctaCCCGACTTGTTTGAGCAAGTCGAGGCGTGGAGATTGCAGGTGAAGGACTTATCAGCACATGAGATCCTCAACTCTGAGTACATCTGTGCAGCTACCACGATCTTGTCGTGGTTGAATCAAGCCCTCAACACGAGCATCGCTATCCAATATCAAGAGTTTGTCAGCAAGTACATTGCTCCATTCCTATTGCACTTGACTGCCATGAAAGATGTTTGTCAGCTCGGAAACATTGAGCCCATTTCTACTTTTAAGAAGGTGTCTCAGATACCCTTTGAATCAAAGTGCTTGGAAGAGGTGGTTGTCAtgttggagaaattgagcaagGACAGCTTAAACAACGTTCAGTTCTTCATTTTAGGAGAGTTCATTGAAACTATTtacttcaagaaccttttcttcctctccAAATTGCAAAGACAACGCATTTTTGATTTGACCGTGACCCTCATGTACCACAAAAACCTCGAAATTCGTGAGGCGGCCTCATCAACCTTCTCTGGATTGGTGCACacttctcctccaagcGTGATAGATGAGCTTGTGGAGGTATACAAAAATCGGTTCGCCGCTGATTTGGATCGTGTGAGAAAACAACATCGGAAAACAGGCTTCAAGAACGTCAGCAATGCCGAAACGATTATCATGCACGGAGCTACTCTCGGGCTCGGTGCTCTTGTTCATGCATTTTCCTTCCAGTCACCCCCACCGCCATGGATACCCGAGCTTCTCACTCTCTTATCGAACAAGGCTTCAGGTGTCGTTGGAGCCGTGGGAAGAACTGCCAAAGAGACTCTTGGGAAGTTTAAGAAGACCAGACAAGACACATGGCACGTTGATAGCAAGGTCTTTTCAGAATCTCAAATGCAAGACTTGGAAGGAGTGTTGTGGAAGAGCTACTTCATTTGA
- the WOR4 gene encoding Wor4p, producing the protein MSPKTSIKSVLNNKPLSHPPSSSSSSSMSSPPVLPLPSLHRESPPSFTLPHLHQQLPDLHSSGAYHYMPPSQQRLPPRESSISGPPSQAFGPQQQPQPQQHYLAQPMVATPMSSVPMYPMPPQPQPLAQPMAQPSAQPLPEQPMVVAHPHQQQHLHQQPHQQPHQHYSPPHHQHYPPHHLPHYHLHQHQLPHEYLHQRVAAAQPKQRRFRRRYFQIERIFNCTYPGCTKAYGSLNHLNTHISQKGHGKRKSKADFKHLEMDDTTVKTSPSRTSVSPCRHSASPRRQSLLPPTPPFSTSVGPDSEDTGAKTEESTQSSEAPQAPKESSAHPKPSTSSSSLNTPQGSSATLPRILDILDAPVKLPSLPSVVQQVQTKR; encoded by the coding sequence ATGTCGCCAAAAACACTGATCAAGCTGGtgctcaacaacaagcCGCTTCTGCACCCACCgtcgctgctgctgctgctgctgatgctgctgccgcCAGTGCTCCCGCTCCCGTCGCTCCACAGAGAACTGCCCCCCTCCTTCACCCTACCCCATCTCCACCAGCAGCTTCCTGATCTCCACCTGTCGGGAGCCTACCACTACATGCCACCGCTGCAACAGCGGCTTCCACCTAGAGAGCTGTCGATCTCGGGGCCGCCATCGCAAGCGTTTGGGccccagcagcagcctcagccTCAGCAACACTACTTGGCCCAGCCAATGGTGGCCACGCCCATGAGCCTGGTGCCCATGTACCCCATGCCGCCTCAACCACAGCCCTTGGCCCAGCCGATGGCCCAGCCGTCGGCCCAGCCCTTGCCTGAACAGCCCATGGTGGTGGCTCACCCtcaccagcagcaacaccTACATCAACAACCACATCAACAACCACATCAGCATTATTCCCCTCCGCATCACCAGCATTATCCTCCACACCACTTGCCTCACTACCACCTccaccagcaccagctCCCCCACGAGTACCTCCACCAGCGAGTGGCGGCGGCGCAgccaaagcaaagaaggtTCCGCAGGCGGTACTTTCAGATTGAACgcatcttcaattgcacATACCCCGGGTGCACCAAGGCCTATGGCTCGTTGAACCACCTCAATACGCACATTCTGCAAAAGGGCCACGGCAAGAGAAAGTCCAAGGCCGACTTTAAGCACTTGGAGATGGACGACACCACCGTCAAGACATCGCCGTCAAGAACCTCTGTGTCTCCTTGTAGACACTCGGCGTCGCCAAGAAGACAGTCGCTATTGCCCCCCACGCCGCCCTTCTCTACATCGGTGGGGCCCGACAGCGAAGACACCGGGGCCAAGACCGAAGAGTCCACCCAGTCATCAGAGGCGCCGCAGGCGCCCAAAGAGCTGCTGGCGCATCCGAAGCCCTCCActtcgtcgtcgtcgttgaaTACTCCGCAAGGGTCGCTGGCGACGTTGCCGAGAATCTTGGACATTCTCGATGCTCCCGTGAAGCTCCCGCTGTTGCCTTCGGTGGTGCAACAGGTGCAGACGAAGAGGTGA
- the SEC2 gene encoding guanine nucleotide exchange factor SEC2 produces the protein MGEEFDELADQVAILSTKLVTEVAKSSELEESLVQLRKENSHLKSQVGKLSEAAKRTQSAESRLKELEEKHQNLEKTHQELGEKNRQLEGEVEDLTASLFTDAMKMVSEAREEKENYIIKNRKLNEEIGEKDRIIDNLQEQLQDLKGLFMKLEDQQRSSKHGTPQLEHGFEGDSMSNQGGDEYTYLMSQLIYAPRVRAIRFDLANYQQDFKAFVFQVIKPDFTFDLTSLKNLKYFRKIWHEELEPALGYVPSVSNNLLNRVSKGKTFWTLLVEGKAIIEPVSGVNETFKLNYRGLKTGDEKPVAMKDPCTFCGESKGDRLEHARLYTLKLYGPASETTFTENSSTTLIGGEAHEVIGTYPLCNFCLVKLRAICEFFAKLRLVHANVYKLQQNSTFDDLAVVSQFQFKKYDDRTNHDIKRYVSKNDEAILLKLYYLLLTIRAKIFWSKIGFWDTEEDSETVTVDEAHIEMFQRMVRENVAFGTDNLEAIERPQSVNGYQSPKSGQRTPKTVGTPRASVIAKEQTEEGSGDEEFADSSAFADAETHESPLRRRKSKSKAFKAKIDKDLSSTMKMLQESLDENERREEEKKEEERSEVEREQQKKDNVEASSNAEEQDNIEETEVTNLEKSGDKTE, from the coding sequence ATGGGCGAAGAATTCGACGAGTTGGCAGACCAAGTGGCGATTTTATCGACAAAATTGGTCACGGAAGTGGCCAAGTCGCTGGAGTTAGAGGAGTCGCTTGTACAGCTCAGAAAGGAAAACAGCCACTTGAAGAGTCAGGTTGGGAAGCTCTCTGAAGCAGCCAAGAGAACACAAAGTGCTGAGTCGCGTCTAAAAgaattggaggagaagcacCAAAATTTGGAAAAGACACATCAAGAGTTGGGGGAGAAGAACAGACAGCTAGAAGGAGAAGTGGAGGATTTGACTGCTTCTTTGTTCACTGATGCCATGAAGATGGTCAGTGAGGCTAGagaggagaaagaaaacTATATCATCAAGAATAGAAAGCTCAATGAAGAGATTGGGGAGAAGGACAGAATCATTGATAATCTCCAGGAACAATTGCAAGATTTAAAGGGTCTTTTCATGAAGTTGGAAGACCAGCAACGAAGCTCGAAGCACGGCACGCCACAATTGGAGCAtggttttgaaggagactcCATGTCCAACCAGGGGGGCGACGAGTACACATACTTGATGTCCCAGCTTATCTATGCGCCACGCGTGAGAGCCATCCGTTTTGACTTGGCCAACTATCAGCAAGACTTCAAGGCATTTGTTTTTCAGGTGATTAAGCCCGACTTCACGTTTGACTTGACttcgttgaagaacttgaagtacttCCGCAAAATATGGCACGAAGAGCTCGAGCCGGCGCTTGGCTACGTCCCCAGTGTTTCcaacaatctcttgaacaGAGTCTCCAAGGGAAAGACCTTTTGGACCTTGCTCGTGGAGGGAAAGGCAATTATTGAGCCCGTAAGTGGGGTCAACGAGacgttcaagttgaactACAGGGGGTTGAAGACAGGCGACGAAAAACCGGTCGCCATGAAGGACCCATGCACCTTCTGTGGAGAAAGCAAAGGTGACAGGCTTGAGCATGCTCGCTTGTACACCCTCAAATTATATGGGCCAGCTTCGGAAACCACGTTCACAGAAAATTCGTCCACAACACTTATAGGAGGAGAAGCACACGAAGTTATTGGCACGTACCCGCTTTGCAACTTTTGTTTGGTAAAGCTCAGGGCGATCTGCGAGTTCTTTGCCAAGCTTAGGTTGGTCCACGCCAACGTGTACAAGCTTCAGCAGAACAGTACCTTTGATGATTTGGCTGTTGTTTCTCAATTCcagttcaagaagtacgACGACCGCACTAATCACGATATCAAGAGGTACGTTAGCAAGAACGACGAGGCCATTCTCCTCAAACTTTACTACCTCTTGCTCACGATTCGAGCGAAGATTTTCTGGAGCAAGATTGGGTTCTGGGATACTGAAGAGGACTCAGAGACCGTTACTGTGGACGAAGCACATATTGAGATGTTTCAAAGAATGGTTAGAGAAAACGTTGCCTTTGGAACAGACAATCTAGAAGCAATTGAGCGACCACAAAGTGTGAATGGATATCAGTCGCCTAAGTCAGGTCAGAGAACGCCTAAGACAGTGGGGACGCCGAGAGCAAGTGTTATTGCAAAAGAACAGACAGAGGAGGGTTCAGGAGACGAGGAATTTGCTGACTCCAGTGCGTTCGCAGACGCCGAAACGCACGAGAGCCCCTTGCGGAGACGGAAGAGCAAGTCGAAGGCATTCAAGGCGAAAATTGACAAGGACTTGAGCTCGacaatgaagatgttgcAGGAAAGTCTCGATGAGAACGAGAGGagagaggaagagaaaaaggaagaggagagaaGCGAAGTGGAGCGGGAGCAGCAGAAAAAGGACAATGTAGAAGCCTCCAGTAATGCTGAGGAACAGGACAATATTGAGGAAACAGAAGTGACGAATCTAGAGAAGAGTGGAGACAAGACAGAGTAA